In the genome of Struthio camelus isolate bStrCam1 chromosome 22, bStrCam1.hap1, whole genome shotgun sequence, the window GCATTGGGTCCCTTTTCTTGTAGGCACAGGAGCATAGCTTGAATTAGGAAACAGTATCTGCACAGTTAGCTTTCCTGATTCTCCTTCCAAACACAAGGTAATCTTTCTTCCCTGTGGAGTAAGCGCTTGCGTTCTCAGTACTCTTGGAACTCGGCATTCTTGGTAGCTGAAAGCCTAATGGAAAAAGAGCAGCGCCGCCTTGAAAGTGGTTGTTCTCAAAAAGAGCTGTCTGCCAGTTCTTCTGGCCCAAGTGACTTGCCCGTTTAAAAAGCGTTTTGACGTGGCAACAGAAAAGATCCAGTGACGCGAAGTGGGGAGATGACCGCTGTCAAATACATCATGCAAGCACGTCTGCACTATTTTCACACAACAGTAGTAAGTTCCAGCTAGTGTTTGCAGGGTTATTATTTCGTAGTCAGAGTAACGTGACTTGGCTGCACAGGCTCCCTTAGACTGCAATAGTCTCGTCCTGAAattcttaatctttctttttctgcagatatGATAGGAGTCCTGATCACATGGTAGCGGCAGGATTCACATCTGTGCAGAGGTCTCCCGATAACCTTCAGAGACAAGCCATGGTATGCTGTTCTCTTACGTTAAAATTGTCAAAATCTCAGGTCACCCACAGACGACAGTTGTGAAAGAACTGCCTCTAATTTTGAGTACTTGGACGTTGCCTTTGATGACCGTATTACATCACAGGAATGTGTTTATGGAGTGTTGAAACAACAATTCCAAAAGGTTTACAGTTCCTGCTGCTCTAAGTGTTTACTGTCTGGAAGCTCTTTGAACTTTAGGTGTTCAGCTATAGATAAAGCCATCGGTACTAGCTGTTCTGAAAGTTAGCAACTAGCCTTGTATTGTTGGCAAGTTTTCAAATCAAAGCTCGCTTGAAATGGGGTGTAAGCAAGGCGCTGTAAAGAATGGTGTTAACAActgtttgaataaaaaaaaaaaagcagctctgatttttttctttttttgttgttacttgaATATTAACTCCTGAAAATCAACGTGTTTAATAGGCAGGAAGGAAGTCACTACAATACACAGATGACCCAGAGAAATTAAAAGGAATAACGGGTATCTTGGTTAAGGTGCATCACTTCAGTCTAACGTATACCTTGGAAAGCAACTAACTATGGGCTTTGTTTGATTATATTTAACATAATTGAACAATAACCGAAAAGGAGCAATAAATGGCATTAGAGTCTTCACTTAAGCACAGTATTTGGTGCTGTTCTTGGCAcacagtgctttctcttgtgtttACAGTGTGGTTAATGTAGAATGTCAAGGCCAGCACAGGAGGTTAAAATTTGTCAAGCCCTTGCACCAAAGAACGGTTTATGCACTCTGTCAGTCAGGTACCAGGGAGAAAGTCCATCCAACCCACtaagcctttttctcttccttttgcagatGAATAGTGCTATGTGGCAGCAGCCTCAGTACAGCGGGAAGTTCGATCAGCCTGGCTTTCCTGTCTCAGGGTACCAGCACGGTCATCCATTTAATCACTCGTCAGCCCCTCAAATGCAGTGGCGCCCAGACGTACCTTCAGCACTGCGCAAGACCCGGATGAGTTCCCATCCCTATTTCCCGGAGGGTCGCCATTTCAGCCGCGAGCAGCGTTTTGGGGACCGTGGGCCCGACTACTGCAGGGGCAAAAGGGATGACTACAGCTACGAAGACAGAAGTCGTGACGCTGATCATCATTACAGGGGGAACAGAGATGACTCTGGCTACGATGACAGGAATCGCGATGGCTGGAGCCACGAATACGACAACAGAAGAGAGAACTACAGAGAGGGCAAATGGTGCCCATCGCGGCATTAGCGAGCCTTCAGGAGGCTTTAAAGAACTTGCTGGGAAAAGGAAGTTGAATCTGTTCTTAAttgtatatgtgtataaaaaCTCCCTCAAAGTTACCTTTTAACGTTTGTAAAACCATTAGCAGTGTAATCCTCCAAACTAGCATCTTAATTTTTAATGTGTTAACTCTTCACCTCAGGgttttgtgcaggaaaaaaaaaaaaaacgtgccaCCATTTAAGGGAAATCATTGCCGTTTGCCTGTAttataaagaaaatctgtttgtATTTTTGTAGTGCAGTTGAAAGAGGAGCCTCTGTATCAGATACGGGCGTATGTCCTTTAAACAGATTTGAAGCAGTATGATGCTTTGTGGCATCtgatatatttcagtgttttgctaCAGAAACGGTCCCTTTGAACATGTCTTGGAGAAGAGGATTAAAAGTTTTCCTGTAAAATCGGTGGATAACCCATGCTCATTTAAATGTTTTGATAACACGTCTTGATTGATTCGATTTGCCTGCGTGTTTGTTCCTACCTTACGGCTTCTGATACTGATTTTTTCTAAATCGCTGTAGCAGTGGGCACTTTGGGAGTACTGCTGGTTTTGGTTAACCCAAGCCACGCCGGCAGCAGTTGCCTCTTGAccgcttcctttttttccccccccctagGGTTAGAAAAGAGCAAGAATTTATAAAGTGCGTTAAAaatacaacaaacaaacaaagccttaTTGTCCGGCAGGCACAGTAATCCTTCGGCGACGTACGCTCCCGACTTGGTTGCGCCGGCGTGGCGTTAATCCAGCTAACGTTTCTGCCAAGCACGCAGGAACTGGGGTGGCAGCTTCGGGTATTCAAATGTTTAgataacgggggggggggggggggggggcggccttcAGGCCCCGGCGGgtccggagcggcggcggcgcccagccCAGGccaggccgcggcggccgcgcacTACAACtcccggcagcgcccggggccgccgcgccgcgcccgctggggccgccgccgccgcgggggctgccgggaggtGTAGTGCGGCGGCGGCGACCCCTCGCGGCCCGGCGGCGatgctgggcggcggcggcggcgggctgggtcGCCTGCGGAGCtgcggcgggcggctgcgggggggctggcggcgggcggccatggccggcggcggcggcatgggCCAGCGGATGGTCTGGGTGGACCTGgaggtgcggcggcggcgggagggcgggagggcgggcggcagcggcggggcgctcatggcggccgggccgtgtgtgtgtgtgtggcagatGACGGGCTTGGACGTGGAGAAGGACCAGATCCTGGAGATGGCGTGCCTCATCACCGACTGCGACCTCAACGTCCTGGCCGAGGTgaggccccgccgcggccccccgccccgctgcgttTTGCCCCCCCGGCCGGTGCCCGGGCCGCGGCCTCGCACCTCGCCGCCCGCCCTGGCGCCacgggcggcggccccgctggGCTGCACCACCCCGCCGACGCGGCGCCCCTATCCCCGCGTCCAGCTCCTCGCGACCaaagcaccgccgccgccgccatcactTTCCAGCTGCGAATGCAGGTGCTCATCAGTGACACGCGATCAACAGCTGCATGAGACATCACTGAGATGCGATCAACAGCTGTAAGGACCCGCTCAGGCCATCACCACCTTTTCTGCTGGCCTCACTAGTACCCTGTACCTACACGGGGAACATCTCCCACACAAACTTGAAGGCTGCTGCGCACAGCAGCCTtgcattttaaagctgaaactGTCCCGGTTACCGTTTGGTATAAAACTCTTCAACAAGTCCATCATTGGGATTTGCTCACCTCTGTGTTTCTTTCTCACCAACAGGGCCCGAACCTGATCATTAATCAGCCGGACGAGCTCCTGGACGGCATGTCGGAGTGGTGCAAAGAGCATCATGGGAAGGTAACCATTCTCCCGCGGCCACGTTACAATTACTGTTTCTTTGTAACACTAAGAACGACATATAATTCAGAATTATTAGTTGCAGTACAGTCACCTAAAAAGGGACAACTCCTGTGCTGAACAGTTTGCAATGAAACAGAGGAGATAAAGAATGGGAGAAAGTAAGTACCGTGCTTATTTTGTAGCCAAGGAGCTGATGCGTAACGTTTTACCCAAGGTCTCACAAGTCGTCCATAGCACACCGGGGAACTGGTCTCGCGTATCCTTAAGCTTAAGCCTGTATCTGAACTGCAAGACTTTCCTGTAGCGGCCTACCCTTAGCTAGCTTGGCTTTTCAGAAAAGCGAGTGCTTGAAGCCGCTTTCTAACTTGGGAACAGAGAGCATCAGCAAAGGCCAGCAGTCAGGGAACGGACCCAAGAGATGTCTGGATCAACAGCTCGCAGGAAAGCCACGGGCAGGAACGAGACAAGCGTCCTCTGCTTGTTCTGTGGGTGCTTGCAGGGCTCTGGAGAGGAGCCTAAAAAAAAGGACCAGAgctttgctggctcatggtgTTACCTTCCTACTGTGTCAGCCTTGTAGATGAGCGAGCCTCGGAATAGGATCCGCCACTCCGATACGTGCAGCTAATTCCCAGAGTGAAAAATGCATGCTGAGCATTATGCCTCTCAGAGTGAGATTCACCATCCTGAGTCCAAAGGCAGCTGAAGGATCCAATTTGAAATGCTCACGAGAAAGCAAGTCTTGCAGCTGTGTCATCCTCAGGGATTTAGATGCCAAACTCTGGAGCCGCAGGGAGTACAGTCACCCGCTCATGAGTCACAGAGCCTCCGCTGCCCAGAGGCCGCTGCCATTCTTACCGTttctaaaagggtggaggctcaCTCCTTCCGTGTAAAACCAAACGTTTCTCCCACTCCCACGCTGGATCCTAGTGGGCAGAGCAGTCATGTGGTAAGAAGAAGCTGGGTTCAGTTCTCCGGTCTGCTTGCCGAGCTATCCGCCACGCCTGCCTCCTGCGGGAGCCCAGCTTGTAGGCCAGGCTGCATGGACTCCTCTGACAGCTGCTCTTGTTGAAGCCTGTGCTGTATTGCATAAAATAATTCAGAGATTACTTTGAACAGAGATCGGGAAGACTGGGTTTGAAATCCCAAGTTAGAATAGTTAAGAGAGTGGTGTTGAATAGTCCGGAGCTGACAAAATGGAAATTTATCAGTGACGATTTAAGTATCTGTAGGATCAAGCACAGCAATTTACTGCAAACATACTggactgttatttttttttctcccctatccTCCTTAAGCACTGTAAACCTAGCTCATTTTTTCACCAAAAGCTTAAGTTTTGcagaaatagattatttttagCTGTTTCAGTCTCCAAGAAAGCTTCCCCCTTGCCAGGAGCAAAAACGTGAAAGGATTTTCCAGTCCCTCACTGTGAGTTGGAATTCAAGGTAGTTTTCAATCAAGTGCGGAAGTTTTAAGAAATCCGTAAACATCCCCCACCCCCTTGAGCATCCTACTCTCCCTGGGAAAGATGAGCAgcagtttagaaaacaaaaattcatttaCTACGACGGGTGCTTTTCCCCTTCTCCAGTGGAGAACTCAGACTCTAGTTCGCAAGTGATTGAGGATGGTAGCTTAAGCTACCACTGCTCCTGAGGAGCTACTTATTTTTAATTGACTAAGAAAAGAGAAGCCATTAAGATATAGATGAAAATGCAGCCACATAATGAATTTTTTAACCACCACTTGGATCTGTCAAGCAGATTTTTGCAGCACAGTCATGGAAATGTATATAGCACAGCCAGATGGAAATAAATCATTGAGAACACTTAAAGCAGATTTGACAGGATGACATTGAActgtttaaaaaaggaaggaaggaacttttCTGATTCATAGGAATCCTGATACATACTCAAAGCAAGAGCTTCTACAGCTTGCACTTCTGGTTCTTTACACTACTCTGCGTGTTGGGGAGCTGAATGCCTGTTGTTAAACAGATAGAAGCAGTGTAATAATTAATCTCCTGGACTGTGCACATACAGGCATGTAAATGAAGGCTTGCATAAAGTCTCAGTAATTGAGAAGAACCCCCCTAGGGAGCGTAGCAAGCGTGTGGGGAGGGAAGTCACAGCAATTTCAATGTTGTCAGGACTGTTCTATTGTCACCTTTACTTTTGTAGATTTTTACTTAATGAGCGGTGCCCTCGAAGTCAGCGAGGCCTGCCTGTAAAGTTATCCAGCGTGAATAAAGGAAAGGAGATTTCCCAGAACGCGAGAGCACAGACTTATGTTGTCCTTTTAATACTTTCGGTCATGTTGGGGAATGAAACAACATTTTAATGGTTAATCTGTTGCTGTTGAGCATTTCTGGAAATATCTTTTATGGTAGTATATACTTGATTTATGATGGATGGCTCTTTCTTGCAGTCTGGCCTTACAAAGGCCGTGAAGGAGAGTAAAATTTCATTGCAGCAGGCAGAGTATGAGTTTCTGTCCTTTGTACGACAACAAACACCCCCTGGTCTCTGTCCTCTTGCAGGTAAAATATGTACTTTCTTAATACTAATAAGATCATCCCTCCTGCGGTTCCCAGTTGGACGCTGGAAGGCCTGTTGATGCACATGGCAGGGATGCTTTAGTTTTTTTACGCAGAGATCTAGCATGCAAATCCAAATCTGTTTACTTAAGAAAGGTTCAGTAATGTGATCACCCATTCTGCAAATCCTGCACGTCATTCGTGCAGGAAACTTAAATTCTTTTCAGTGTTCACGTTTCATTGTACAGTTATGATCGCGGTGGGCGAGGTAACTGCTGACAGCAACCAGTGACTGTAAAACCTGAAGAGTAAACGGAGCAGCGTCTTCTCCTCGCTGACCGCGTGTATCAAATGAAACACCAAATACTAATCTTCCAAATGTCCTGTTACTTGGAACTAAATGCAGGGCATTCACATACAGTCTTAGGAACATTGCTGAGTGAAATTAATACCGATGCTTATTTTCACTTGGTGGAAAACCAGACGCTTGTGTAATACTACTATGACAATTTCTGTCAAGCAGATATTTAATTATCAAAGTGAGTGAAGTGTGAGCATATAGGAATAACGTATTTAAAGCATGTGTGATCCTAAAAGGAAGATCTGACAAGCCTTCCCGATCACATTTACTAGAAAACGAGTTACATGAGCTGCTCGTGAACAGCTTTTTATGCCCTGTGATCTTTCCCCAGCTTGCTTAGCCTGCTTCTAGTTCAGCTGTCGTTCACAGTAGCTTTGGACCGTCTTTGAAGACATCTCTTGTTTTGTGTCTCTGTAGGCAACTCTGTTCACGCCGATAAGAAGTTTCTTGACAAATACATGCCTCAGTTCATGAGGCACCTTCATTACCGGATCATTGACGTGAGCACTGTCAAGGAACTTTGCAGGTAACTATTCCTCAAATTATAGACGGCTGCATAAAAGATAACCTAGGGAAGCCTGTTAAGTGGCACTAACACACCCTCTTCCAGAACAAGGGTGAAGGCTGCTGGGAGACTGCTGTGTGCGGCCCTCCTTCTTTCATCCGTTCTGTTCAGGCTGAGGCACGGAACAAGCCGTAAAGTACTCGGCAAGCTGTGCGCACGGGCATTTGCAACACTTCAGTCCTCAGGGTTGTCGCTTCTCTGTATGCCACTGACACTGAAATTCTTTCACCAACTGTAACAAACCCGCATGGACATGTTTTTGACTCTTGCTTTACTGttaacagcagcattttctttcACTTCCAGACGCTGGTATCCAGAAGAATATGAATTTGCACCAAAGAAGGCAGCCTCTCACAGGTGAGGCTTCTACTTGCCTCTGTAGAATAGGGGTGCCATACAGGAACCATGCTCTTCACGAGCAGACTATGGAGCCGTGTGCCTCCAGACATGCTTGTTCTAATGCGGAAGATGGAGGTTGTGCGATTTGGCTCCCCATCACATAGTTTATATTGTGAAACGTGGTTAGGGTAAGGAAAGacatcataaaaataaagaaaaccagaAGTTTCCCTATTTGTTACGATTCACTGTTTACTGTTCCAAGCCGAGATACCTGTGCGGCAATGCAGTTATATCACTGCTGAGACATCACATGGAAAACGTAGCTTAATAGTGTTTTTTCGATCCTTGTATCGGGCAGGCTTGTTCAGAGATGCTAAGACTAGAGGACTGCAAATGGGGAGATAACGTTCTGTTCCTGGCCACTTCCTGAGGGCGTACTATGTTAAAAGAATCAGTTTGCCTTTCAGCGAAGGAGTTTAATTTTGAGTTACGCTCCTGTCCAGGTCTGAGGCATCCTTAAAAGTTTATTTGCTTTGAGGTTTTGGAATACAAGACACTACATAGGATTAGCACTTCTAGGCAGCTGTCTTTTCTAAGATTGTAAGCTGTTCTGAACAGAGGAAGCAGCGGGTCTCGTGCAGCGAGATCCATAGGCTTTGATGAGTTCTTACGTTTTCCTCTATACTGTAGGCACAGTAAGTGCATCCATTTTGCTCTTTTATCTACTCAGACTACCTATAGACAAAAATGCAACACACCTTCACACTACTTTTTGTGGGTGTTATTCTTTTGGTACTTACAGTTCTGGACTTTCCTAAGCGACAGTGAAAAAGAGCAACTGATTCATCTTTTCTCCTTGTCCTGACGTGGCCTTGCTAGACAGGAGAGGAGGCTCTGGTACAAAGAGAGGAGGAACGACTATTGCAGAGGTCTTGATTGAAATCCAGGATTGTTGTGCTGCCCAGTAAAAATGCACAGAAGTACAGCTTCTCTGGGGGCCTTAGCATCTAAACAGGCAAAGTACAGTAAGGAGAGGCGCAGCAACAGAAATGAATCAGTCGCACCTGTGTGTGGTACAGAAACCAGATGACTGGCCAAAGCAGGAGCTACCGCCAGGTCTCCCGAGTCCTTGTCTCTTGTTTGCTTTCTTGGATTGATAGTGAACTGCTTTCAATCGTTGAAGCCGTAGAACCTGTTGGCCTTCCAGAACTTGAACGTCACAGTGACACAAACTAATAAAGCTGTATGTTACTCCCTGACACGTCAGCACTAGTGAATTTTTACTGCTTTCCACATACCGAAGACTAGTGAAAGTGTCCTCCCCCCGCCGACGGACTCGTCATCCGTGCATATCAGAGTTATTTCTTATAGCctggattctttttttaaagagcattaCTATCCAGATGTAGCTGAAGGTGTGTGCATGCGTTCTGAAACCCTCCTTAATTCTTTTCCAGGGCGCTTGATGACATCAGGGAAAGCATCAAAGAGCTTCAGTTCTACAGAGACAGCATCTTCAAGAGGAAAAcggatgaaaagaaaagaaaactaatagAGAATGGAGAAAGTGATAAAACTGCCAGCTGATTTCTCTTCTTACAGTGCCATCCCACAGCATACACTAGACGTATCTCCtggttcttttttgtttgctgttctctTGGGAAGCTGCACCCTTCAGTTACCTTGTTTCTTAACAGTTGTTAAAATGCAGACGGAAGTCTCAgttactgctgcttttctgtttgagCAAGGAATCTGCCCATGTAAGTCTTGGCAGCTCCTTCATTTGTATGTACTAGGTGAAATCTGCTGTTTGATACTCCTCTTCATCTGGTTTTAGATGCAGTCTTTCGCTACACAATAAAACCAGTTCTGTTGACATAATACTTTCATGCCTTCTTTCTTTAGCGTTAGCCACAAGGTGGTGGCGG includes:
- the REXO2 gene encoding oligoribonuclease, mitochondrial encodes the protein MLGGGGGGLGRLRSCGGRLRGGWRRAAMAGGGGMGQRMVWVDLEMTGLDVEKDQILEMACLITDCDLNVLAEGPNLIINQPDELLDGMSEWCKEHHGKSGLTKAVKESKISLQQAEYEFLSFVRQQTPPGLCPLAGNSVHADKKFLDKYMPQFMRHLHYRIIDVSTVKELCRRWYPEEYEFAPKKAASHRALDDIRESIKELQFYRDSIFKRKTDEKKRKLIENGESDKTAS
- the RBM7 gene encoding RNA-binding protein 7 encodes the protein MGAAAAEADRTLFVGNLDPKVTEELIFELFHQAGPVIKVKIPKDRDGKPKQFAFVNFKHEESVPYGMSLLNGIKLFGRPIKIQFRSGSSHASHDGNSSCSPHGSANTSPAGTPHSASNPSRYDRSPDHMVAAGFTSVQRSPDNLQRQAMMNSAMWQQPQYSGKFDQPGFPVSGYQHGHPFNHSSAPQMQWRPDVPSALRKTRMSSHPYFPEGRHFSREQRFGDRGPDYCRGKRDDYSYEDRSRDADHHYRGNRDDSGYDDRNRDGWSHEYDNRRENYREGKWCPSRH